GTTTGCACCTGTATATGTTTGCATTTATAATGGGCTAGACAATGAACTATGCTAATCTATTACATTACATGCGcaatttagttttttagttgTAGTTCCAGGGACTGTATACAAAAATATGCTGATAACAATCATACTGATTTATTCTCTGCTGATATACAAAAACATTATTTCATTATGAGAAAATGAATTTACATACAAATTCTCATTCTCATGGCCATCCATATGCTTCATCTTTCCATAATGGTAGAACAAACCTGATAACCTTCACATATACATCTTTGAATCAATATATTTTGGTATAGCGTTTTTCTCCTCGATACTCAACAATTGTCATTACTAATACTCCACATCCATcgtaaacaataaataaaacataataatttataagataaataaataaaatttatttataaaaaaattaaaataaataaaggtgaATCTTTCACGTACTCGAACTCTAATGGATCATTACAAGAGTTTCCAATATAAGATTTTGAGATTCTAATAATTGTGGACAATATCCAAGAATAACAAAATAATGAAGGATTGCCAAAACACTAACATTACTTCAGTGCATATTGTTTAGTATAATTACTTAATGTAGAAATATTCAACGAATTATATGTATACAACTTCATCTCTGCAATAACAAACTTAGCCGAAATCCAATGAAAGTTTCTAATATTAATACGAATTAACATTTCATCAACCTTTCACAACCTTTTTCGCACACTTATAACTACAACCATGCATATAATCAGGTACTACATCAACAATACTAAAAAATTCAAACGGAACATCATCAACTAACCCATTAAAAAATTGATGAAATCGTGCATCAGTTCTTATGAATGACAACTTAATAGCATTATTATAAATTCTCCCCTTCctcaaatgaaaaaaaaacattcatgTACCaagaaaaaacaataaaaattcaaatttacTTAAACAGAATAAAAGCACTGTTTAAAACCAAGTCCCGGTTGGATCATCTAGACATTCAAAATCGAAAATTTGGTCCGATTTTCTTTGATTAGTCTCTCTAGGCATAGTCATTTTTTAATCCCTATACAACTTAGTTTggcattatttaaattagtactcgatatagttgtaaataatttttcaaatctgaaTTTTTAAGTAAATTTCCATATATAAATAAAGCAAGGGCCATTAACCTCATAAACGGGCTTAGTTCAGAAGggcagataaaaataaaagggtaattaatttattagttcctatatttggacaaaacatactgtttagtccttatattttaaaaaacagaCGATAAAGtccttaacgtttttctcgatgaactatttagtccctaacgttttttccggtgaactgtttagtccctgccattagactctcatgaagattctgttagtcaatttagatttgcgttcttcttttcctttatttttctttcctttaaactctaatgcatctaaAATCAActttgtgtgttcttctttttgattttcttcctaatcgttcaaattcgtaaacattaggtctgttctttttcttgttctccatacaaatagcttttttttctaaattggatttcctcttctaaagtttgaaggtaaatagtaaaaggtaatttagtcatttccgaagtcataaacagtaaaaaatctaacaaacaggcggaaggactaaacagttcactgagaaaaaggttagagaccttaccacgtgtttttgaaaatatagggactaaacagtgtgttttgtcaaaatatagggactaatacattaattacccaaaataaaaatgagtGTTATTTTAGAATAATTGTATACAGTGTACGGTCACGTGGTTTGTTGTTCTCCATAAACATCCACCATTGCCGACTTGGTGCCCTGCAATTTCCACAGCTCATTGACCAGCTCCTCTAACTCTTGCAACGACCTCCCACCTCCTTCTACGGCGGCCACCGCCTTTCTTTTCAATTCCCCagccttctttttcttctcctcATGTGCAACTCCATTCATTGACTCGCCAATCACTCTTCCCAAATCGTCCGAATCGGGAACCGAGTCAGCCCCCACGCATACTCTCACCGCCACCCCCAAATCATCCACCAATAACTTCTCATTCACAAACTGATCCGCCTCCATGGGCCAAGCCAATATTAGTATTCCACTCACTATCCCCTCAAGCACCGAGTTCCAACCACAGTGACTCAGGAACCCACCCACCGCCCGGTGACTCAGTAACGCCACCTGTGGAGCCCATCCTCTAATCACTCTTCCCCTCCCTTCAACTCGTTCTTCGAATCCGTCGGGTAGTACTTCGTACCCGGAATCCACTGGATGGGTGGTACCCGCTTTCACTACCCAAATGAATCGGGCCATGCTCTTCTCCAACCCGGAAGCTAGTGCCTCCATTTGTTGCCTGTTCATCGATTTTTGACTCCCGAAGCAGACGTAAAGCACAGATCCATGGGGGCACCCATTTAGCCAATCGAACACATCAGACTGGTCTCCACGAAAAGATTTTTCAGGACCCAAGAGGCTAAGCGGGCCAACCCCATATACCCGTCCATGACCCATTTTCCTCTTCAAATGATCCAAATAATCCCCTTCCAATGCCTCCAAGCTATTGAAGATGCAACCATAACTCAACAAATTAGCCATCATCCCGTCCTTGATAAGCTCCCAATCCGGGTCGGATTCCCTGTATTTCCGGAAAGTAGACGGCAGGTGCTCCTCCTTCAACGACGGTGTCCCCGGCAAGTCAGGAAACTCGACGACTTGCAAATTCTTGACAGCATCAAGATTATCCCAGCAATAGGCAGTAACAGCAGTGAGAAAGGCGCCGGAGGAAAAGAAAGCAAATCTAGGGATTTGGATGTGGTTAGCAAGGCGTAAGGTCCAGCCGAGGAAGAAATCAGAAATGAGAGCCACAGGAGGGTTATGGTGGGAACGGAACCATTGGATGATACGATCATAGAGCTTAAATAGAGCTGAAATTATAGGTAAATTGCCGGCGTTGCCGAGTTCTTTGACGTTTTCAACGCCGGGAGGAAGCTTAGGGTGGGGAGGAAGAGGAAGGATTAAAGTATGGATATTTGGGTGGGCggagagaagaggagagagagtagAGAGGTTTTTAGGAGTGGTAATGATGGTGATGATCAAGTTACGGAGACTGAGTTGGTGGGTTAGGTCTAAGAGTGGAAGGAGATGGCCTTGAGCCGGGTAAGGAAATATCAGAACATGCGGAGGTTGCTCGCCGGCCGACATATTTGATTTGCCGCTATAGACACTTTCCTCCTCCTCCTGCCCTGTTAATTAGTAGAGGGGCCGAGGGGTGGGGTGTAATGAATATATTGTTGCTGCAAACCAAATAATCCTGGTGGTTTAACAATAAATTTAGGATAAACTAAGAATTAAGGAATTTTAATTGTGATGACGTGCTAAAACTTTATCcatgaatttatttttaatctatattTAGTAAAGAATATGGACGaaaatatgtttcttttttGAACCAAAACGAACAATGCTGTTAATCAATAATCATTCATTCATTTTACATCCTATACAACTACAACTAGATATCTCACAGTCCCAAGTAGGATggttatggaaaaaaaaaaacactggCTTAGCTAGAGCATCTTATTATGTGTATTGCAAACCTTTACAAACAATagctgggtaaattacatatatggtgtacaatctttaccccaaatcacactttaatgtataaccaaaattttgtcacactaaaccgtacgaacttcagatgacttcccactaaagtgtacaaccggtttttgtgaccggtcaacgttaGTCAACTATGTCACgtcatcattttttattatataattaaacaAAGTGAGACCCACTCTTAATAAAATGACTAATATAGCCttattctttataaatttattaaaatacctcaatcttcttccttcaaccccTCCCTCACTGGAATTGTTGTTATTCTGTTTGTACACACCAGAGATTGTCCTGTGGTTCGTAGATCCGAAAGAGAGAAATTAGGTAAACACAAGCATGAAAGCAGAGAGATTAGAAAATACTCATGTCGATATGGGTGAAAGGTTACCATTTTTGCTCAGTTTTCTCGGGAACGAAACAGAAAGTGAAAAGGGGTTATAGAAAATTGTTTGGAGAAGAGTTGActgagaagaaagagaaaggaaaagaggCCATGAAAATCGACATGGAATGTTCAGCGGAGTGGAAGTGGGACCTAAAATTGGATGGTTTGGTTGAAGATGAGACTTGGGTAGTTGCATTTTGAGGAGTGAGAGAAAagatgtagagagagaaatgggagaggggttgaaggaagaagatgtgggtattttaataaatttataaaaaaaataaggttatattagtcattttattaagagtgggtcccactttGTTTAATTATACAatgaaaaatgctgacgtggcatagttgaccagcgttgaccggtcacaaaaaccggctgtacactttagtaggAGGTCATCTGAAGTTtgtacggtttagtgtgacaaaattttggttgtacaccaaagtgtaatttggggtaaaagttgtacaccacgtatgtaatttacccaacaaTAGCAAGATCATGATGGTAAAGAGGCTGAGTTTACACGCATGTGGAGTTCTCAACACGTCGTGTGAAAAATCCACACATCGTATTGATAAACCACTTTGACACGTCATATGAATTTCTAAAATTAGTAGTATCCCTTTATTTCCGATTACCTCCTAATTACAAATGCACAACTGATTATTTACACTTCTACCATCAGTTTAATTACATTTCTGATATATAGTATTTACTAAGTTGTGGTTGAATTATGCTTTTATCCTTATAGCCCTTTTAGTTTATATTAAATTAGCTATTTTTAACGGTTTTATTGTATTTTCATTCGTATAGTTTAGTGGGTATATAAATACCAATTTCATATTGTAATGTATCTTTTTATTAAGAGATAATGACTAAATTTACCCTTACCGTTTCAAGCGAAGTGTAGCTTTAGCCTCCACGtataaaattgtgcaaatttaataataatatttccaAGCAATATTAATTTTAGCTTTGCtatcaaaattttgaaaaaaccaGATTGACTGTCATTTAACTGTCACGTCAGACTTTCCAAATATCTATTATATCTaagatatttaaaataaaactacaGAAATtctactaaaatactaaaaactaaatctattacatataaattaatcacaattttttttaccaaactgtctaaaatatttattgtattACTAATATAAATGTATGAAATTGCTTTAATTTATctacaaacttgtttggaatgtcCGATGCACCAGTTAAATACGATCAACtcattcttttcaaattttcggtagcaCAAAGCTCAAAGCTCAAAGGTTATGCTTAAATTTCCGTCATTTCATATGTTAtgactaaatctgcacttcacttgaaatgttagagttaaatttggtctttatcccttttattaatcaaattaaaattgcTCATTTGAGAGTTACTAGTTAGGGTTTCTCCCTTATTGTGGATTTCTAAATTCCTACAAGTTTAGCTTGTAAATTGGAGAtttaggccctgtttgggaattagctgttagctgttagctgattacattagctgttagctgattacattagctgatttgactaccTGATTTGGCTACCTGTTTGTGTagacttgtttggtaaaaattagctgattgataatagcggtttgtgcaaaaagacgaataatggcattaattttggcgcaggagaagagggagtctatctattagggttgaagaagtccattaattttaatattccaaaacgctaattgaaaaatctcattttaagagctttttctaaattagcgttttcatcccaaaactctctcccaaacctctctccaccaaacactccaatcaacggtttcaatggtcaaacctctaaagttggtcaaaaccgctctttttatcccaaaacgctctttaccaaacagggccttaaTATATCCGTTGCCTCCTGAATTTGTCTCATTTTGTGACTTAGCCCCATCTACTCAGTGCTCAACCCATCAACCAATTCAACTTAAAAATTGTCATACATTTGGCCCATTTTGTGCCTATATGACTTTGAGTACACCCCCACAACACATTCTGCATCTATTCCAATATACATTATGTATCCTGATGTGAACCCTTCATTCATTGTTTTGAAATGGACATAAAAACCTAAGAAGTACGAAGTGTTACATATGGTGAGTTGAGATGATAGTAGGATGCACAAGATGAGTTGAGTGGCTATATGCGATGTAGACACATAAAGGGATACAAAACATGTTTGAGTTTAGGAGCTGATTGGTTGATCACTAAGTAGAGGTGGCTAAGTGACAAACTGAGACAAATTCAGGGGGCCGTGGaggtattaagcctaaattgaggATTTTCCACTCCTCAAAGTTTAGGTTGAAAATCTCTTTATGGTTTTAAGGTTAAAACCTTCAAATATTTTTTACTCTCACCTCCTCTATGCGTCATTTGGGCCTTTAAACCCAATTCAGACATTGCGACCCTAGAAGCGAAGGACCGAGGCCCCGCAAGCTCACCAAGAGAGAGAAATCGGGCTCATTCGAAGAGACCATACTGCTCCGACGAGACAAACTGACTCGACAATGATTCTGGACGACTTAACAGATTTACTACTCTCAGAAACATTAAACATGCATGTTTTTCTAGGAATTTAAGACTTTCAAAGGTTTCGTCTTTTAGTGACCTTTGCGGTTCTAGCAATAGCGAACTCTTTAGAACTCAATATTTACTTCATTCTTATAGTGTACATAACTTACATCATATGGACAACCAATCTGTACTCATAACtaccaaatattttttttttatgatgttCGGATATTCAGTTATTATGTTCAGTTATTATTATCAATTATCAATTTTATactttatctttattaataaaccAAGTTaactttacttaaaaaaaaattcaaatcatCTCATCGAACTCATATTTTATCATGAAAACAAATATGGAGCATCTAGCTACTTAAGTAGTGtgtattataattaataaaacaacAAAGAATCTTATGATTTGAATTCAATAGCTGAAACATATGATAAAGAAAAAGGCAAAACGCCTTCTACCTTtggaaacaaataaaattattgaacTATTGATAGTTATGAAACAAATAAGACAAAATAAGTAGGGTAATAGTTGATTCCACGTTTTTAAGGCTAGTAAATTAGGAGGTGTAACTTAGAGCAATTCTAGTGGTTGGAGGGTTGCACACACTCCAACCACTACAATTCAACAATTTTTAACAACTCCCTCCACAAAACAACCCCAAAACAACTCCCTCCACAAAAAACCCCAACAAACTTAGACGCAGGGGTTTTGGTCATTGTTTCTAGGTGCTGTTTATGTTTAAACAACGATGAAACGATAGCGCATCTATTCGTTCAGTGCAGTTTTTCCGCGTAGCTTTGGGATGCACTCTAGTTGCTTTTTGGTCGTAGGATTGGAATGGTCACTGATCTTCAGTCGAGGATCAATGAAACTGTCACGTTTCAGTTTAGTATGCAGATTCGTGCTATTTGGTTGAGCCCCGTTGTCAGCGTGGTTTTGATTATCTGGAAAATTCTTATGATTGTCTGTTTGAAGATGTTGAGCCTAATATTCACCGCGCTCTTCGTCTGCTTTGGGCTCGGATTCGGCAAACGAATTCTGCTGGCTGGGGTTCCGTTTGGAACTCGTCTGATGAACATAAGATTACTAGTTCCTTAGCAATTTGCCCCCGTTTGCAGCGAATGCCCAGGATTATTCCTGTCAGCTGGATGACGCTTCCAATTGGTTGGATAAAGGAGAATTTGGACGCATCCGTCACCAGGAACTCCGTTGGCGGTGGAGGGATTTATAGAAACAGCGAAGGTTCTGTTATAAGCGCGTTTGCCATGCCGTCGACTCATCAAATTGCCCACATGGCGGAGCTGGAGGCAGCAATTTGTACTGTTCGGTTTGCGGCAGAGAGAAATTGGAGTAACCTTTGGCTGGAATGCGATTCAACTTAAGTGGTTTGAATGTTCCGTTCGCGTTTGACGCGGGTTCCGTGGCAACTTCGTGGTGACTGGTTGAGTGCCTTGGCCTGCTGTTGAGATTACACTTGGTGGTTCCTCACATCTTCCGTGAAGGGAATCAAGTAGCAGATAAACTCGCAAACTATGGTCGTTTACAAACTTCGATTCAGTGGTGGTACTCCGCCCCTGATTTGTGGAAGCGCCCCTCTTTCCGGTTCACTTagtttctctttctctttgattgtatgaacttcatttttttccttctttttaaTAATACTTGGATCTGAGTTTCCAGggaggtgccaacctagttggatGTCCCTGCTCCCTCcccattttaataaaaaaaaaatagagtaaTAGTTAATTAAGAGCACTGGAATCCGTTGGAGACTTTCTTGTTGCATTTGTTGAGCACCAAACTTAAGCCGAGTGGAATATTAAGATCGATTCCCAAAACATTAGCTTTAATGGCAGTGCAAAGGCAAACAACAGCATCAAGATCGACTAGACCGGAAATTAAAGAGCAGCATTGTTCATTTGGTGGTATTTGAAGAATACCAGTCACATTCGCACATACCTTGAACATTAGTGCATCTGTTGGGCATTTTGCAGAGCTCGCCATTGTAATCAAGACGAGGTTCAGACACAGCATCAAACCAATTGAGGCCACTGCTCTTGTTGCCATTTTTCAATAATTCTATCTTAGCTCTAATATTATATCTTCGGACTGATGAGAAATGGGGTCTGATGCTTCGGTTATTAATTAAGATTAAGCTTTTCATTTTACGTGCGAGGACGTAGCCTGTTTAATTGAGTAAACTTAGCTGGAAATATTTGATGTTATACTTTCATTGGCATATTAACatgtataactttttttttttttttgaaacatcaTGTATAACTTATTAGTTGTTAATTTGCAGCTTGTGCCGCATgcttattaatttaaattattattcaCAAATAGAAGAACATTTATGATGAGTAGACTTATAAAAAGCTCATGATATGCAACTCATTATAATTAGCAACTTTATTAATCTTTAATTAATAAGaaatttcatatttatttaattcaactGTTTGAAATAAGCCAAATACAGCAAGCATCGCACACAATATGTGAAGATCTAATATCTTGTATGGCACTTTCTATACGAATTCTTCCTTAGGCTGTAACTTCCCCCTGTATGCTAAATTAGAAGACGgattttttattcattaaatATGTTAGATCAAaacttaaattattttcttcatCCTCTTTTATATTAGTAATTCTGTATACAaatttaaaaatgaatattagcAAAGTAATCGGAATTCTTTATCAAAACAAGAATCGTGTGTAAAAGATTCAATTCTCAAACTAAAGATTGCAAAGACAACAAGAAATCAATTGTTaaattattgaaataaaatagtATTAAAAGATTAAGCAAAATCTACTATTTATATATtgtaatttaaaacataaagttgATAAACAAACAGAAATTAAATAGTTGCTTTGATGTAACCACAAAATTCGCAGCAACTAGTAAAACATCAACATACAAAGTGTGTTGTTGCATGAGTTAATTATTTTTAGGAGGGTGATGCCTAGGAGGATGATAATCAGCATTAAAAGCCACAAATCCAGAATCCTCATTCCCTTTTTTCTTATGATAATGGTTGCTTCTTCTCTTGCTTATTTCTCCATTAATATCAACttccttcttcttttctcttttccCTTTCAATAATTTCCTTCCTATCGTTTTGCTTCTTGCACCAACATTTTCATCCACACTGTCTTGTACCTAAAATTACAggaaaatcaaaaaaaaaaaaaaaatttaaaaaatgaataaaatgcaAGAACAAAAGATTCTAATAGAAGAAATTATCAATACCTTGTGAAATGAAACAGCAACATCTCCTACAACTGAAATTTCATTTCAAGATTTCAATGAATATACggaaaaaaatagtaataaaaataagttaGACCAGACCAGACCACTTAGCTAACAAATGATAATAgcttaaaagaaaatattaccTGGATTTGTAAGTTGTTCCTTAGTGAGCATAGTAGTAGTGAACAAAAGTAATACTAACAGCAGTAAAATGAAACTGAAAGTAACAGCACCCATTTCTGACTGTCTTGAGAGTTAAAACAGCAGAAGcagaagagaaaaagaaaagaaagcaaAAGATGTTAGATTTATAGAGATATTGAACAGTCAAAATATCTTGAAGAATACCCaattaaaagtatatataatttgtattataCCAACATACATTCGCTTCCCCAcattaaataaagaaaaatagggTTGGTTGTATGTAAATGTGTCAATGCGAGAATCTCAAGAACACAATAAATGATATTCCTATAATATTTTGTGCAATTACATAGACAGAATTTGTGAGTTAACCAAAGTTTTGTGGCAATATATACATACAATACAATAACGTGTAATATAAGGTACGTTTGTCTGCCGCCATTTAAATCCCAATACATCACAATCTAGCTTTCTCAACTCAATttcattaaaatataaaatcaaaatttaattcCTAAAAAAATAGAGCATAGCATATGCTATTTATTGAAATTAGAAAAGTAAGTCGGCCATTAACAacaaatatatagaaaagagCAAAAAAGGAAGTATAAGTCAGTATATTAGCGGTTTAATGTAGTAGAAAATTAGAATTCCATGGGTAAACCTTTGAAAACTGTGAATAACTCATACTACTAGTAATTTCTTCAATAGGAACTTGTGCTTCTACTTCTCTGATTAATTTTTACTAAGCccatattaattttaaaactaGTCTATAAATGAACAACTCATACCTGTTTGtctatctatctttctttcgCACTGCGACTAGCTAATTTCAAAGCCTATAATCTCATATTTTTATAGACCAAATGTTACTACTAATAATTGCCTTTAAGGCTTTACAGTTTTCCAAATTTTGGAATTCACAATTTCATAACTCTTTTAAAACTCCCTAATTTCTTCAAAGTACTACTCAGGAATTCATTGAATtggataatttttttagaatagaCTGCTTAGATAATGAAATGGCATTGCGCCTTCATATTTTCTACTGGTAATTCATTGCCTCTTTGAAgtccatgttttatttttaccaCTAATAGTAGGTGTTCACATTTAGTAAAACTCAAATGGGAAACGAAGATTGGCCAGATTGAGTTGTGAAAAGTGTAGCAGCACTTGGACATATGTATGCTAGTACATTAAAAGCATGATAAATTGAAGATTCAACAACAATTTGCAACTTCCAACCAATCAATCAAAATACTCTCAATTACAACAGAATTTTCAAATgtctttgtttttctttaaatttcCAGTTCAATTTAATTAGCATTCAaagcatttttttattattgcaattcaatttcaattcatTAAGAGTCATTCCAATTTTACAAGTTATCTAATTTCAATTTTGTTCATTCATTTACTTTTGGCACATTGTCTTCAATTATGTTTCTATTTGTTACAGTTAAATGTCAACTTAACATTTCCGTTCTTTTCATTTTCACAATCTCTTAATTAGAAGTTGTTATCTCTGTTTCTGAAGTGTCCTCCAAGCCTTTTTGGCAAAGTATATGCAAAAGGGAACAAACAATTAGAGAGGGGTCGGAAACCGGCAAACCCGCTATGATGTctaagaaagcaagagttacgaaGGAAGTGGAACACTTGCAATATAGTTATATTAACGTACCTCTGGGGTTTTCTATACGTGTCTATTTATACTGGCTTTGTCCTTCTCCCATTAGGAGAAGTCTTCTTTTAGGAGGTCTTCCATTAGTAGATGTCTTGTCTAGCTAGCAGGAGGGCTTTTCCATTAAGGAAAACGGTTCCTAGAAATCAATTGGATCCATCGTCCCTTGGTGTCCCACGTGGCCATTGGATCTGAAGGCTCTCGATACTCCATGTATCAGGGTTCATTTCCTTTGGTATCATAtgcacccccccccccccccctcggCTTCTGAACTCTTTCATGGTTCGGCCTAAGAGGATACTTGGCTTTGGTAACTTCCTTTTGGTCTATTTAGCGTTAgtgtttaacttttttttttaccctaATTAAAAGGCTTTCTTAGAATTatttgacaactcatcaaaaaaggTTCCAGAACACTTCTCCTCATTTCTCTCTACTTCcggtattatttatagtatagaTTTGTAGAGAGTGCACTCGGAATACTCTAAATTATTTACTCTTAAAAATAATGAATGACCATGAAGATAGGAGAAAAACAGAGGAATGACCAATATAGAAGAAAATGAGTTAAACAGTATTGATTAAAAGGGAAATTTGGagttttttcatctctcctatTGTTCAAAGGATATGAGTCTTTATTTACTTGAGTAATGATTCAATACTTGCATTTTTGTCCCAAACATGGAACAAGCATTAGTTCtgaaaacataaaacaattttaaaatattaaaaactatcttaaaatgtatgattaatataattaaaatatattaaaaactatatgaaaatgcaagataacaAGTCTAAACAGTATCATAGTAGTCATGACAGAACTCCCGCGGGTGAAAGCCTGTCGAGGTAGGCTTCGTCTATAAGAACAAAACAGCAAGCTTGCCAAGCATATACTTCAcaaatttt
The DNA window shown above is from Euphorbia lathyris chromosome 1, ddEupLath1.1, whole genome shotgun sequence and carries:
- the LOC136233938 gene encoding UDP-glycosyltransferase 89A2 yields the protein MSAGEQPPHVLIFPYPAQGHLLPLLDLTHQLSLRNLIITIITTPKNLSTLSPLLSAHPNIHTLILPLPPHPKLPPGVENVKELGNAGNLPIISALFKLYDRIIQWFRSHHNPPVALISDFFLGWTLRLANHIQIPRFAFFSSGAFLTAVTAYCWDNLDAVKNLQVVEFPDLPGTPSLKEEHLPSTFRKYRESDPDWELIKDGMMANLLSYGCIFNSLEALEGDYLDHLKRKMGHGRVYGVGPLSLLGPEKSFRGDQSDVFDWLNGCPHGSVLYVCFGSQKSMNRQQMEALASGLEKSMARFIWVVKAGTTHPVDSGYEVLPDGFEERVEGRGRVIRGWAPQVALLSHRAVGGFLSHCGWNSVLEGIVSGILILAWPMEADQFVNEKLLVDDLGVAVRVCVGADSVPDSDDLGRVIGESMNGVAHEEKKKKAGELKRKAVAAVEGGGRSLQELEELVNELWKLQGTKSAMVDVYGEQQTT